Genomic window (Heterodontus francisci isolate sHetFra1 chromosome 41, sHetFra1.hap1, whole genome shotgun sequence):
tcctctgagttcactggccTCCTATCcttccttaatctctccctccatgtaaactccccaacctatTCATGGCCTTCCCTATCTCACCTGGTCTCACTGCTCCCATCATGTCAATCAGCATGAATGCCATCTCCGAACACTTCCTTTTACCACTTTTTACCCACATCCCTCTTCCTTCTCCCGACCCTACTTCCTTCTGCTTCTGCCCCTATGCCAATTCACTTACaaatgcactttcaaaatcccaactgtctagccttaggCCCTCTTCACCGTGACATTTCTGCAGCAACCACAACCtcatctccacctttgatgccctagtccccattaaaaccatggCTCTTTCTCATCCTGGCCATTACcccggtacggccctcatctctccTCACTTAAGTCCAAGGGACTCAGACTCAAAtggtatggtggacaactggtttagccaaccACTGCCAAATCAGGCTGGTCCAAACAAAGCACTGTTGGGTCCTGCTCACATCTGCCAAAACCGCTAACTATTCCAGGGTCATCCtgcaatgcaaagataacccccgacTTCTTTCCTCTGCTGCAAACCGTTttcttaaacctctctcccctgtctaCTCCACCCTCACCTCAAACAAGAAGTGTCAGGAGCTCATGGGCTTTGTGTCACTAAGATTgaaaccatccaatcagctgcctctcctgcttccctcccttcccctagcccaccaggtCAAACCTCCTCTTGGATTCCCCCTTGCCCTCACCCTGAACTCGCAtctctctctagtttctctcctatctcccctcacgccctctccgagctcatcttgtccatgagagccACCTCCCacaaaactgctgaccacccaacttaccTTGCTCGCTCCCATGTTACCTAATGTCGTTAATAGTtcaacagttctctctcctcaggcactatccccctctccttcaaatctgctgtcatcatcccTGGTGGTAGCTACTCACTCAACAGACCATTCTTTGTCTGTGAGCATCACCACTAAGTGTCAACTGGGGAGGGCATCATAGCTAAGTCAGGTTCTGCCTGCATACATGTACTTTCTAGCAGGTGTTGCGAAGTAGAGATCAGGAATAGGAATCCTGCCTAAACTAGCGGTGCTAAATTTAACTGCAGCACCCACCATGGTCATCTCAGCGCAGATTGGCTGATTAATCACGGAGCAGATAACAATCCTAGAATGTTCctgtttaaaattgtcatccttattttcaaatccctccatggtcttgatacttcctacctctgtaacctcctccagccacacagccttccgagatctctgcactcatctaattctggcttcttgagcatccccgattttcattgctccaccattggtggccgtgtcttcagcttcctaggccctaagctctggaattgcctccctacattataacagtgactacacttcaaaagtacttcattggatgtacgctgttttaggatatcctgaggccgcttttttctatctctctctcttcctttaagatggctTAAAAACCTACCGCTCCCGTCCTAGCTCCTTAACTCATGTCTTTCTCTAGATTCTATTCCAACACCttgctctgcctcagctcatctcgttcatgagacccacttcctgctcccttgatcctattctgACCAAACTGTTGACAACCCAGCTTCCCTTCCTGGGCCTCACgtcagctgatattgttaacggtctctccctcctctcctcaaAAAGCCCACCCTtgacctctgtccttgcaaacttacACCCATCTCCTatagccctccgagatatctgtgctcctccaaatctgaTTTCTTAAGGACCCCCGATTATAATCTCCacaccattagtggccatgccgTCAGGTGCCTGCACTCCAAGCTCTGGGATTCCTTTCCTAAAATTCTTCGCTCTCCAGTTTTCTTTCTTTTTtaccttcttaaaacctatctctttgaccaagcttttggtcagctgccctAATATCCCCCCTATGGCTCAGAATCAAATTTTGTCAGATAATtgcttttgtgaagtgccttggtaggCTTTTTATGTTAGAAGCTCGATATAAATCAAGTTGTTTTTGTATGTGGTTCAGCATTAAATTCTGTTTAAAGCACTCAAGAAGCACTTTGCaatgttttactattttaaaggctccatatacaagttgctgttgtgtcCATATGAGTCCAGTCCACACTGGTCTGAGCAGCTACCAACTGAGTTTCTGGAGAGGATTATATACAGAACATTGCACAATTCATAGAATAATGACCGCTTACTTTCCAGCAAAGTAAACCTCTCAATtccattacaaaagcaaaatactgcagatgacggaaatctgaaataaaaacagaaaatgctggaaatgctcagcaggtcaggcagcatctgtggcgagagaaacagagttgatattTCAGGAcgatgactcttcatcagaactgggaaaagttagaattgTATTAGATTTTAATTAGGTCAAAtgagggagggtggaaaaagaacaaaagggagggtctgtgatagggcagaatataggagacattagataacaaaagagttggtgggtCGGAGCCAAAAGGGAGAAGTAAAGAGACCAAGGAtgtgtgtgaatggcagaataatgacaatctgccatccaaaagcaaatcaagagaaaaacaagattaagaccaaaacatgcaaagaaaaggaaacaaaatgggggccaaATGATTTTTTTCCCTCCAACAGCACCTTAGTTTTCTCATGAAAGCAGCAGCCCTGCCTTCAAACCACATAAATTCAAATTTCTCGGCTGTCAAGGAGCAGTCCCGTCAGGCATTGTGGAGTTTGGAAAGTTTGATTGGAATGAGCTCTGACTGTTGCACATCTTACACGAAGCTGGGAACTGGAAGGAGGAGACTAGAGGTAAGAACCAAAGAGTGAGGAGTCAGAGACTGGGAGCCAAAGAGGGAAGTGAGCGACTGGGAGATACTGGGAAACAGAAAGAGGATGAGAATGAATTGGAGCCAGAAAAAGGGGAGAAAGGGCAGATCAGATCCAGAGAGCTCAGAACAGGACAGCAGGAGCAGATGACTTTGTAGTCATTAAATATTCATCCATAAATATAGCAGTTATTGGAGTATTAGAGGGGTGTTGCTTTCTCGCATAGAAATAACATAGCCCACCTTGATTTAAAACCACAAAATATTCTTATTATATAGCCATTGTAATTTCTAAGCTCAGAAAAGGTGAAAATAAacacaaaacattttttaaaataacagtcagtccccctcccccgctcccctaccAGCACACCCCACCCATTCTGTCCAGCTCAGTCTGTCACTGAGTAGATTGCCAGGTCTGAGTAAGTCTACTGCAGCTTATTCTTTTTATTCTTCTTCTCTGTTTTGTTCTGTTGCTTGGCTTTCTTTTGTTTTCTTCTGTCCTGGTCACTCCTCGGGCTCACTTTACTTGATGCACTTTTACTCTTCTCTGGCAAGTTACCTTTGCAGTTCTTAAAAGGGGCGTCTTTCACATTCAGCCCTGTGACGTTTATCGGGAGGTCACATATGGCCGTGACCTTTAGATTAGTACTTTCAATCCACCTTTGAAAAATAAAGTGCGTGAAGGAAACAAAGTCACTGATTAAAATAAACACAGTACATCTCTCCCACATAGTGGGACACTAtaaaagaatgaaagacttgcatttctattgcaGTCTTTCATGACCTAAGGAAGCTCCAAAATGCCTATGAAGTTCCAATGAAATGTAGATGCTGTTGTATTGCAGGAGATGTGGTAGCCAATTTacccacagaaagatcccacaaatagcaatgtgataatgaccacattatCAGTTTTTtaggttttggttgagggataaaaattggcaaggacactgaggagaacgccCCTGCTCATCTTTAAATAATGCTGTGAATCTTCATGACTCCTGAGAGGGCGAaccaggccttggtttaacatctcaatcaAAAATCAGCATCTTCAACAGTGCCCTGcagtgaacccacaaccatctgactcagaggcaagcatgcattcactgagccacagctgacacacaggcATATAATGAGTTGCATCAATATTTAATGTCACAAAACATCCCAGGTACCTCAGAAGAGGGAAGGAATGCAGAAACAGAACAAGAAGTGGGAGGAGTTAGGCGATTGATCAAAGGCAGGTTTTTGAAGGTGGGCAGAGTCGTTGCAATgcatcatcttcctcatcatcatcAGAGGGGCCAAGGAAGATTCCTCCAGAGAGCAAGGTCCTGATAGCTAACAGGGTTTCCACCAGTGGGATGGCTGTTagctagatttttaaaaatttgttcaggagatgtgggcattgttggctcggccagcatttattgcccatccctaattgcccttggaccgagtggcctgctaggccatttcagagggcatctaagagtcaaccacattgctgtgggtctggaatcacatgtaggccagacgaggtaatgacagcagatttccttccatcaaggacattagtgaatcagatgggtttttacaacaatcgccgatggtttcatggtcaccattagactagcttctttaattccagatttattaactgaattcaaatttcaccatctgccgtggtgggattcgaaccccatgtccccagagcattagcctgggcctctggattactagttcggtgacattaccactacgtcactgctTCCCCGCAGACTGAGGGGAGCAAAGGCTGTAAGCTGGAATGCAAGCATAATGGAAAATCTCCAGAGGCAGAATGGGGCAAGATCACCTTGGAATTTGGTTTTAAAGTCAATGCGTTGGGGCTTGGAGAGCCCGTGGGGGGTTGACAAAGACAAGGATGgtaggtgagtgggacttggtatggTTAGGATGAAGATGAATGGCGTATTTAACGGTGTTAGCGCAAAGGTCAAATCCTAACCATGACAGCCTGTGAACCTAAACTGCTCACTCCCCTTGAGTACTTGTTTTGATAATtcgtgttttaaaaaaaataatctcCCTTACTGTCCTGAAAGTGCTGAGTCTGTCGGGATGCAAATCCACAGGTAACCCAACACCTCATCCAACTGCCTATTCCTCATGAGTAAGCTTGAAAATGTGTCCATGGGATATTACTGTCAGGTCCACGCATGTGCACACCCAAATAGGGGGTCAGCATATACAAAAGCCGGAACCATGGCTTCACCTTTCTTAGCTCATAGGCACTGAGTTTCCTTTTCTCAGTATCTCAACGGCTCACATTCCCCTGGTTGACAGTGCAGTCATTCATTGTGCAACTAATTCCCTGAGGAGGATGTCAGCTGCTGATTGCTTCCTCGTACTCCTGCTGGGGAGTGGGTACATGCGGATGTTAGTCGAGGGGAGGATTGGGCTCAGCAGTGATTCCTCCTATAGTCAAATAGCCTCCCATCACTTACTGTCTGGGTTTACATATGAATGGCCACTCGGGCAGGGTACCAGAGAGCTTCTGTCCCTGCAAAAACTGTGTaggaccataggaacaggaggaggcctttcagccctgttctgccattcatttagatcatggctgatttgtgtctTAACTCCATCCATCCGCCTGGGTTCCATATCCTTTAAATACTCTTGCCTTACAAAAATCTCTTCAATCTcaaatttgaaattttcaattgacccccagtttTTTTTTGGTGGGCTGGGGGGAAAGTGTTCCAGATTTcctctcccctttgtgtgaagaagtgtttcctggcatcacccctgaacagcctagccccaattttaaggttatgccccccaccaggggaaatattttctctctatctaccctacaaCCCTTTTAATCACCTTAAAAAAGCACCTCACTTTATGCCAGCACTTTAAAGTGAGGAGGAGAGAAACTGGGGAAATCACCAAAAATTATTATAAAATGGTTTATCGTTGCAATTGAGAACAGTCAGTTGAGCAGTCAGTTAAATCCTGGATGGAAACTAGATACAAACCACTATCAGTGATCAGATCTTTGTTACAGATTCTTGCTAAGAGGTGTTTACCTGCGGAGGTGAAGGAGTGGGCAGTCGCAGTTCCAAGGATTGTTGGATAGATCGATGGCGTGAAGGTTTGTGAATTTTTTCAGACTGGGAATGTAGCTCAGCTTGTTATTCTCCAGGTAGAGGCTCTGTAGCCCTGCATCCAGTCCATCAAAGGCCCCATCAAAGATCTGCAGTGAGAAAACATAACCCATTATTACAAGAATGACaacttttattctttcttgggatgcgagcatcactggcatttattgcccattcccagttGCCCGGAGAAGGTGGTGaagtaactgagtggcttgctaagagtCAACGATGTTGATGTGGGACTTTAATGTGGGAAAAtctcccaaggcactttgcagaagtgtaatcagacaaaacagactcagtgggtcgaagggcctgttgcagtgcttgtatctctaaataaataaaaaaaactgggCCAAAGAAGGGGTGATAAAATGCTTGACCaaaaaataggttttaaggagggtcttaaaggaggaaagaggtttagggagggaattccaaagcttcggGTCTAGATGGCTGaagagtgaagggagtgggggatgaagaagaggtcagagttggaggaacgcagacaTTTTGTAGGTTATAGGAGGTTACATTGCTAAAGGGGTGAAGACATGATGAtgagattgggagccaatgtaggtcagtaagcacacgGTTGATGGACGAGTGAGACTTGGTGTGGAGGATGAGAGGCCagacaggagagcattggaataaaagcaaaatactgcagatgctggaagtctaaaAAAGAAACAGGAAGTGctgtaaatgctcagcaggtcaggcagcatctacagagagagaagcagagttaaaatttcaggtctgtgaccttgcaccagaactgtcaaaggttagaaaaGGAATTAGGTTTTAAAACGTGCAACGTGCACAGCCTGGAGTGCCAATGACTTGTAACAGAGTGTCAACACAAAATGTTCCTCGCAGTTAACCCTAGGGCTGCCATTCTGGTTGGACATATTTCTGGCACTTTCAGCACATAAACTCGAGTTTCCAACCACCCTGCCCACACTCTCGCCATTGGTCATCCGACATTTCAATCATTGTGGTGTCTACCTTCTGTCggccaattggaaagtgaatagactcttcactttaaaaaaaattgtttttttgggatgtgggcatcactagccaggctagcatttattgcccatccctaataacccttgaactgagtggcttgctacccaTCTCgatggcattttaagagtcaaccacattgttgtgggtcaggagtcacatgtaggactgaccaggtaaggatggcagacattggtgaaccagataggtttttacagcaatcgacaatggtttcatggtcaccattagtctaacttttaattccaggtttattaattgagttcaaatttcaccatctgctgtggtgggattcgaacccatgtgcccagagcaTTATTGCTCGATTGGATGATCTTTGACCGTCAGTCAAGCAGCCTTTTCTTTCCCTctgtccaatatttttataactattaAACAAAAGTGTCCAAAGgacgttttttttttttaaaacattttttattgcactgttgatttttttcccgggtGTTCCCCACAGCaacgtcctggagattaatctttaattcctggagacgtcagggcaatcctggagggttggcaaccctactgcACCCCTAAAACTTCAGCTCCTCAGGGAAATGAAAGGGTAAACGCGGAGAAAAAAATATGACAGGACTGCGGTATGCACACAGGATTTCAAGTTCCTTAGAGAAAAAAGCGTGAGGTAAACCACAGGTAAATTACACCTTTTGGCGGCAATAGGTGATTATCTGCTTCTCCCTTCTACTACCCACCCTCCCAGGAAAATAAATATGCTCTCCCTAACAGTTTTAATTAAGAGAAGCAAATCACCACCGCTTCTCAATAATCGGTCTTCAAACCCGACATAAATTTGAGGAAAATCCCTTTCATTCCTCAAAATTAATCATTTTGAGGTCTGCACAGAACTGGTTCAAACTCGTCCGATCTGGATCTCAGCTTCAGGCTAAACAACAGGCAGCCTCTGCTCCACCCAGCTGTCAATCATCTCTCCTGCATCTGTTATTTCCCCCGCACCACTTTTCGAAATAAAACGTGGTGGGAAGGGAAGAGGGCAGTTATATAAACTTCCCTCAAGCCCAGAAATTAAAGCTGCCACATCAAGTGCACATTGCTGTGTATTAACACATTTAATATCTTGGTCAGGCATGGAATGTCATTTTACAATTGAACAGTTCCTTTAGCAGAAGGCCAATTGTTATATTTTCCTATAATTCACAGTCCTTTATGACAAAGCGGTGTGAAAAGGATGGTTGACATGGAAACTGGCAGTGGCGACGGTCATTTAAACTCAAACAGGAAGAAGAaaagatattttttaaaaagagctcTCTGGGAGACTAATGCAATATTCCGTCCAGATGCCACTATGATTCTTGGTATTCTGCCTGTTGACTATATTACAGTTCCGAATGTACTCTATGGCCGTCTCTTATctagtcattaccacattgctgtttgtgggagcttgctgtgcgttacatcagctgccgtgtttcctacattacaacaatgagtacacttcaaaagttccaTATTGTCTGTAAGGAGCTTTGCGATATCTGGAGGTTGTGTAATATCTTATATCAATGCAGGTTTTGCATTTATGTATAATAAATGCTGTATCAATGCTAAATGATACAGCGCAGGAGGTCATTAAGCCTGTGCCTGTGCCATTCCTTTGAAAGAGCTACgacttagtcccactcacctgttctttccccacagcccaggaaatctttccttttcaagaatCCAgtcctcttttgaaagttattatagaatctgcttccaccactcccctctttcaggcagtgcattccatatcattAAAACAAGCTGCgtataaaaaaaaatgtttcccaTGTCGCCAccaattttctgtttcattttaatgtaTGAGAaaattggctaaggtagattgggacatTAGATTAAAAGATGTCATGGCGgataagcaatggcagacatttaaagaaataattaatAATTCTCaacattcccttaaggaataaaaattCCACTAGAACAATGGTGCAACCAAGGCTAACTAGAGAAATTAAGGATGGTacgagattaaaagaagaggcttacaaagttgccaaaaagagtagtaagcctgaggatcggGAGGATTTCAAAAAATCATCAAAGCAAGATCAAGACACAAAAACAGAAAAGCAAAGCACACTGCTGTTAAGTCCATAAGCGTTACccagagcttcctgttgcttgccatttcaattccctATCTGCTCCCATTTTGACTttttccttggcctgctgcagtgttccaatgaagctcaacccaagctcaaggaacagcacctcatctttcgactgggcactttacagccttcctgactcaacgttgaattcaataattttagatcgtaacctctgcccctatttttttcttatttcatgttttttttttgctggttcactCCCTCCCCAGACTTGTTTCTTTCTTTATGTTTGGATGGCTGCTATTCAGCCATTTATATCTCAACCACACACATCTTTTCTTCACTTGGCCTTCACTTGGTGTAAATGGCCAAATAGCAGCCATCCAGACACAAAGCCAGGAATATTAAGTGCCCATTCctccccttttttgagccaggtctccattattgccatgatatcatattcccatgtggttgCTTGTACCTGCAGCACACCCATCCCATTTACATGCTCCAGGCATTTCTACACAGGCACTCTAAATATATCTTAGCCTGCCTTGCATTTCCTCCCTTCTGATCCCTCTTATTTCAGAATTACTCTTTACTCGAATGACGTTTGTCTCCCTCAGGCTTCTGTGCATCTTGTACCTCCTCTCTAATGTTTCATCCAGGTGCCCCTCTccttgccaaattaatttaaaccctccgcCACAGCACTAGTTAGCCTCCCTGTGAGGTAATTCGTCCCAAACCTGTATGATGGGGTAAAAATTCAgaatagtattttttttaaatttacgatGTCATCCCTTTTTGACAAGCACTGAcgcatactggggtacagttccacaaatggAAGCATCTCTACAGCATTATTTGCCCATtttatgtatatgtctggacattcAGTGTTGGCAGTCTATTCAACATTAGTAGTATCACAGTTAACCCAACTCTATCATCCGCACACTCCCATTTCCCAGCAGTGGCACGGAATAATAATCAGGAGCTAGAACCCCCTTTTCCTCTTCCTAGCCCAGAGCTGCTGAAACTAATTCTAAGACCTCTACCAAAGCCCCAGCTACAATTAGCTAACTCAGCAAAGGCCAGGGTTGAACCTTGGACCCTTCTGGTTTCAGGGCTcaaaacaacaacaatttatatttataaagcacctttaatgcaaGAAAACTTCCTAAGACATGCCACAGGAgccaacatttgacaccaagccaaatattaggataggtgaaaatgagagagagaggggtttagggagggaattccagagtttaagaatAGGCAGGTGAAGATCAGGTAAATTGAGTCGCAAAGATATCAGGGGAACAAATTTAGGGAATTTCAAGCCAACTCCAAATGAACAGTCTATTCAATGTTAGTAATATCATCCAGTCAGTATCACAAAGGGACCTTACAGTTGGATCTTAAAAGCAGCAAAACTATATCTTACCTTCTCCAAACCCATGTCATTCAGCCATAACTGTTGGAGAGACTGTGCTACTGGGAGAAAGGCAGCATTGCCTATCTGTTTAATGGGATTGTTGGATAGTTTCAGTTCATCCAAAATGGGCATCCCCATTAGAGCAATGGTGGGAACTGCCGTCAGTTTATTTTCATCCAGGAACAGCTTCTGGAGTTCCCCGATGGGCTGTAGAGCTGTTGGGGAAATGTAGGTGATGTTGTTACCTGTCAGGTAGAGCCATCGTAGCTTCTCTGCTCCTTCCATATTTTCATCAGTCAATCGGGGAATGGGATTATATTCCAAGTGAAGAGCAAAGAGGTTGGGCAGTAGCCTGAATGTTCCCTTAGGTATGAATGTTAACTTGTTGTAGTCTAAGTACAGGTAAGTCAGGTCAGGCAGTCCCTCAAAGACTGCTGGCTGGAGGCTCGATATTTCATTACCGGACAAATACAGGTAAATCAGCTTCTTCAGGCCACGGAAGGCACCAGCGTGGATGTCATGAATTCTGCAGTTCTGCATGTGAAGCGAAACAAGGTTTTTCAAATCGGAGAACGAGCCCCTGGGCACTAAGTAGAAGTCATTATAGCGCATATCAAGAAGATGGGCATCTAGGGGGAAACCCTTTGGGATCTTGCGTAAACCCTTGCCCTCACAGCTGGAATGTTGTAAGTCATGTTTGCAGTCACAGTGCTCTGGGCATGGAAGATTTTCTTGATTATCTTTTTCAGGCTTGTTCTCCACCTTGAGCTCCTCCTCTTCTTCATAGTCTGAAGGGCGGCttacacatttcaggtcaattggCCGCAGTGAATCCAACCGCTCACCTCGAAATACACTCGGCAcgctgcagaacacctctgctttaAGCTTTGTGTAATTGGCCATCCATTCCCGAAAAGGTCTCAACAAACAGTTGCACTGGATTTGATTCCCTGTCACATTGATCATTCTCAAGGCCTCAACTCCATCcaagggctgcataatctgcagttgGTTGTAACACAAATCAATAATCGCTAGCTTTGGACTATGGACAAAAGCTGCATGCGACACTTCCTGAAGGGCCATGTTGTCCAAAGTCAGATGCTTCAGTGAACGCATCCGGACTGACTCTTCTCCAAGATACGTCATAGGATTCCGGCCAAGATCTAGTCTAACCACATTTATGAGCCTAGACAAGGGTTCGGTTGGCAGATACTGAAGTTCATTGTCTTCCAGACTCAGTCTCTTTAACGTCCAGAGCCCAGCGAAGGCCTCATCCGCAAAATAGTTCAGTGTGTTTTTGGACAAGCGTAGGTGTTTAATTTGCTGGAGACCCTGGAAGACCAAGGGAGGCAAATAGACCAGTAGATTTC
Coding sequences:
- the LOC137353299 gene encoding chondroadherin-like protein; translation: MLAPCSSRGQAPTHWVLGTVLTALVASATACPPYCICDNIQRVVTCIRKQLTEVPITIPEGTKKLDIKRNNINIIPNGAFLPIPYLTHLNLQKCKINHLAEGAFRGLGQLIYLNLGFNNIEFIYQETFDGLMSLQQLLIDNNRIEEIRPGAFSQLGFLNFLNLEGNLLVYLPPLVFQGLQQIKHLRLSKNTLNYFADEAFAGLWTLKRLSLEDNELQYLPTEPLSRLINVVRLDLGRNPMTYLGEESVRMRSLKHLTLDNMALQEVSHAAFVHSPKLAIIDLCYNQLQIMQPLDGVEALRMINVTGNQIQCNCLLRPFREWMANYTKLKAEVFCSVPSVFRGERLDSLRPIDLKCVSRPSDYEEEEELKVENKPEKDNQENLPCPEHCDCKHDLQHSSCEGKGLRKIPKGFPLDAHLLDMRYNDFYLVPRGSFSDLKNLVSLHMQNCRIHDIHAGAFRGLKKLIYLYLSGNEISSLQPAVFEGLPDLTYLYLDYNKLTFIPKGTFRLLPNLFALHLEYNPIPRLTDENMEGAEKLRWLYLTGNNITYISPTALQPIGELQKLFLDENKLTAVPTIALMGMPILDELKLSNNPIKQIGNAAFLPVAQSLQQLWLNDMGLEKIFDGAFDGLDAGLQSLYLENNKLSYIPSLKKFTNLHAIDLSNNPWNCDCPLLHLRRWIESTNLKVTAICDLPINVTGLNVKDAPFKNCKGNLPEKSKSASSKVSPRSDQDRRKQKKAKQQNKTEKKNKKNKLQ